From Salvelinus sp. IW2-2015 linkage group LG18, ASM291031v2, whole genome shotgun sequence, a single genomic window includes:
- the LOC111978403 gene encoding CDK2-associated and cullin domain-containing protein 1-like, with amino-acid sequence MEDMEEESSGLNDDHNHNYCENSASGQVHNLRTGLSNEPQTLPVFPVLGTREVATQENHANICSSSSSGSKFVDSDSSSVNSDTSETDSASPASIAGKLTLNSASKFLMNAMTEEDYRTTYWPNLEKAIDHLLIQNPMDHISISYEQIYSYVYKCVCQQHSELLYKDLMLKITTHLQQVSSDLQIVPPGNFIEFFNIALTQYTDALQCIVPVFIYMNKFYIETKLNRHLREDLMKLFTDHVAEKHVNTLIPLLLEAHSMPFQVRPSTMASVVKGLYTLRPDWAHLAPALFSGFIPQINPPTVESQLSDYAAHDQKLQMELSLNGFPRGDQSRKRASEESA; translated from the exons ATGGAGGACATGGAAGAAGAAAGTTCTGGTCTAAATGACGACCACAACCATAACTACTGTGAAAACAGTGCCAGTGGACAAGTCCACAATCTCAGGACCGGACTGTCAAATGAACCCCAGACCCTACCAGTTTTTCCGGTTCTGGGCACGCGAGAGGTAGCGACGCAGGAGAATCACGCAAATATTTGTTCCAGTTCCAGCAGTGGTTCAAAGTTCGTGGATTCAGACTCTAGCAGCGTGAACAGTGACACCAGCGAGACTGACAGCGCATCGCCAGCTTCAATCGCAGGGAAACTGACCCTGAACTCCGCCTCAAAGTTTC TAATGAATGCAATGACCGAAGAGGACTATAGAACCACATACTGGCCGAACCTGGAGAAAGCCATTGACCACCTGCTGATACAAAACCCCATGGACCACATCTCCATTTCATATGAGCAGATATACAG TTACGTGTACAAGTGTGTTTGTCAACAGCACTCAGAGCTACTGTACAAAGACTTGATGCTGAAGATTACTACCCATCTTCAACAAGTTTCATCTGATTTACAA ATTGTTCCACCAGGGAATTTCATTGAGTTTTTCAAcattgctctgactcagtacacaGATGCTCTTCAATGCATAGTTCCTGTATTCATCTACATG AATAAGTTCTACATTGAAACGAAGCTAAACCGACACCTGCGAGAAGATCTCATGAAGCTTTTTACTGATCATGTTGCAGAAAAACATGTGAACACGCTGATAC CTCTTCTCCTCGAAGCCCATTCCATGCCTTTTCAAGTCAGACCTTCAACAATGGCCAGTGTCGTGAAAGGCCTGTATACTCTTCGGCCAG ATTGGGCACATTTAGCCCCAGCTCTCTTCTCTGGATTCATTCCTCAAATCAACCCGCCGACAGTGGAATCCCAGCTCTCCGACTATGCTGCTCATGACCAGAAACTACAAATGGAGCTCTCTCTGAATGGCTTTCCCAG AGGTGACCAGTCTCGCAAGAGAGCCAGCGAGGAGTCTGCATAG